A region of Dermochelys coriacea isolate rDerCor1 chromosome 1, rDerCor1.pri.v4, whole genome shotgun sequence DNA encodes the following proteins:
- the LOC122457047 gene encoding claw keratin-like: MTFSSLCYPDCGVARPSPVTGSCNEPCVRQCPDSEVLIRPSPVVVTLPGPSLSNFPQHSGVGAIGAPVVGPGFGGSLGHEGLYGYVDPYGGLYGLGGYGGYGGCYGYGGLGGYLGGYGHGGVCGWRNGVGAIGAPVVGPGLGGSLGHGGLYGYGGHYGGLYGLGGYGGYGSRYGYGGLGGYLGGYGYGGLCGSGVSHHRYLSGRCGPC, from the exons ATGACGTTTTCCAGCCTGTGCTATCCAGACTGTGGGGTGGCCCGACCCAGTCCAGTCACTGGCAGCTGCAACGAGCCGTGCGTTAGGCAGTGCCCTGACTCCGAAGTGCTGATCAGACCCTCACCGGTTGTTGTGACCCTCCCGGGACCAAGTCTCAGCAATTTCCCTCAGCACAGTGGAGTGGGAGCCATAGGAGCACCTGTGGTCGGACCCGGTTTTGGGGGCTCATTGGGTCATGAGGGATTGTACGGCTATGTAGACCCTTATGGAGGATTGTATGGTTTAGGGGGATACGGTGGTTACGGTGGCTGTTATGGTTATGGAGGATTAGGCGGTTACCTGGGTGGTTATGGTCATGGGGGAGTATGTG GCTGGAGAAA TGGAGTGGGAGCCATAGGAGCACCTGTGGTCGGACCCGGTTTGGGGGGCTCATTGGGTCATGGGGGATTGTACGGCTATGGAGGCCATTATGGAGGATTGTATGGTTTAGGGGGATATGGTGGTTACGGTAGCCGTTACGGTTATGGGGGATTAGGCGGTTACCTGGGCGGTTATGGTTATGGGGGCTTATGTGGTTCCGGGGTATCTCACCATAGATACCTCAGTGGACGCTGTGGGCCATGCTAA